The DNA segment TAACTATGGCTTCACTTGAAATGCAGGGCGTTTACGACCTGACCAATGCCAGAATCGACGAACTGGTTACCGAAACCTCCGAAGGTAATTATGCGTTGGGCAGCATCAATCAAAAGACCCGCAAATTCATCGTCAAGTATGTCGGCCGCTCGGGAACCGATCTGAACGTGCGGCTTAAGCAGCATGTCGGCAAGTATCCGAATTTCAAGTTCAGTTATGCGGCTTCTCCTAAGGCGGCGTACGAAAAAGTTTGCCGCAATTTTCATGATTTTGGCGGCACCAAGAAGCTGATCAATGCCATCCATCCTACCCGCCCCAAGAATAGCGATTGGAAATGCCCTTGCTGCGACCATGCGGGATGATTGCGGGATCGTTGTAGTTTTCGCGATACTCGGCTGGAATAGGCTAAAAACCGTTGATATTGGCGAGAGCAAGCATGGATAAAGAATTTTGGCATCAGCGTTGGCAATTGAACCAGATCGGTTTTCACAACGAAGAAATCAATCCCCATCTGCAAAATTATTGGCCGGCTCTTCGGGTAGCCCCAGGTAGCCGGATATTCGTGCCGATGTGCGGTAAAACTAACGACATGTTGTGGTTATTGGCGCGAGACTATGACGTGATCGGCGTCGAACTCAGTCCGCTGGCCGTGCAAGCGTTTTTCGATGAAAACCGGCTGACGCCGACTATTTCCGAGCATGGCCGTTTCAGAATCCATCGGGTCGATGGACTCAGTATTTATTGCGGCGATTTTTTCGATCTTAGCGCTGACGATTTGGCCGGCGTAAGCGCCGTTTACGATAGAGCTTCGCTAGTCGCCTTGCCG comes from the Methylomonas sp. LL1 genome and includes:
- a CDS encoding thiopurine S-methyltransferase, which gives rise to MDKEFWHQRWQLNQIGFHNEEINPHLQNYWPALRVAPGSRIFVPMCGKTNDMLWLLARDYDVIGVELSPLAVQAFFDENRLTPTISEHGRFRIHRVDGLSIYCGDFFDLSADDLAGVSAVYDRASLVALPPGMRLAYAEHMQNLLAAGTQTLLVSFDYPQQEMPGPPFSVQAPEVHALYKQCNRVELLYTEDILEREAHFRDKGLSRMREQVYLLTN